gttcctcatctttagttaaaagattattaaaatcggttattaacttgactcctctttctgccatgtcatttacgactttaagtgttttcactttcttaaagccttctttaaaatgggggttttcgggccaaagatttggaggttctttgagaaaacttgtgtctattttcaatcggccgaaaaagttcaatgtttctttgttcacaatattttttaaccctgctgtgacaaattgttcaatttcatgtggatgtagctttggatttactattctgttggtttctgtttccctgttttttaaaattatgttggccaTTTCTGATTTCTCGCCATCTGGTAAAGTtgggtcaaagaacgccagacctaccagctctgaactcaaatactataaaaggtttgagaatttagcaagagccttctctgaaatgtctttgtctatcttgcggtattcaatgaAATCACGCAAAAGATCCAGATCTTttttaggagccagataagctcttggggcattaaaccaagcctTGCAGTAAATTTTTACGATGAAAACGCAGATATCACCGAGAGCGTTACGTTCCTCGTTACTCATTTTAAACTGGCTTCGaaacatgaatatttttaagctCTAATAGCTTTGGCCATCCACCTAGCATGATGAGTGGCTCCTGGTGTTCTGAATCCAACTACACTTCCATCTCATTTTCCTGCTACCCGATGGCCCAGAGGTTGCCtgagatagagaaacatccattctatcccaatcCGCAGAATTCTGGCTATATACTTCTTCTTGAGCTTCCTCCTCCGTCCCCTGTGTTTCCGCGTCATCTTCAGTATCTTTTAAAATCAGTCAACATTAGCAAAGATCtaattaaaatgataataatactaAAGCTTACCAATATCAAATCTGAATTCTTCAATTCTGCGTTTTTTTTCAGTAATGGTCAAGGCATCTCGATGTGCTATATCAAAGAGATCGTCCATTTTCAAcgcaaattcttttattttatttttggtgctttcaagcgttttgtttttatttcgttgGTGATTTCTCCACTCAttgtaaagtttttctaatttaacaatggcatctttttcatattttgtttgaattctggctttttcccaaaaaataagTACCTCTCGAATGACAAGTCTTGCAGattcctttaaatttaattttacaattcgcaaattaaaaaatagtg
This DNA window, taken from Episyrphus balteatus chromosome 2, idEpiBalt1.1, whole genome shotgun sequence, encodes the following:
- the LOC129912161 gene encoding uncharacterized protein LOC129912161, with the protein product MALAANTREKIFLVGYPSHQITGCKLPSNRQVLSTLFFNLRIVKLNLKESARLVIREVLIFWEKARIQTKYEKDAIVKLEKLYNEWRNHQRNKNKTLESTKNKIKEFALKMDDLFDIAHRDALTITEKKRRIEEFRFDIDTEDDAETQGTEEEAQEEVYSQNSADWDRMDVSLSQATSGPSGSRKMRWKCSWIQNTRSHSSC